Part of the Nicotiana tabacum cultivar K326 chromosome 20, ASM71507v2, whole genome shotgun sequence genome, TTTCCTGATGCTGCTCTTGGTGGTTCAAGTAGTACATCTTCGAGTTTCTTTAGTGCTGCTTCCTTTGCATTTGTTTTCTTCGCTTTAGGCCTCTGATGTTCTAAATCAACTGGTCTGATCAATTTGAATTCGTGCAGGCTTGTCCGACTAAGGGAAGTAAAGTATTTCttaccaaaaatcttttctttctcaGGGTTCGGACCCGAGACCTCTCTTGCATTTGTTGTCAGAGTACTACAAAGTCGTCGTTTGCTAGAAGAGCCGATAGAGGCATTCTTTGTTTTCCTCATGGCTACAATAGTTGAATCAAATTTTCGTACATAGACAATCTTGTAATTTGATGGCCGTGGAAATTCAGCCATTGGATTGTTACTAAGTGGTACAACTACAATGCCACCTACTTTCAAAGCTCGTTCAATAAAATTTGAGGACTGAGGGAAACCATAGGAAAATACAAAGTCAAAAGTCTTATTAGGAACAACATCTTGTCGTGTagaatttgaaaaagaaatcaAATCTGGATTGTAATGTTTAACAATTTGAGAATTGTAAATAACTTCCTCATTGCCACAGGTAACAAGAAGAGATCTATCGCCCATTCTTAGTAGGCCTTCATTGGCCAAATCCCGAAATATTATAGGCAAAAACTCCAAATTCATTGGATCAAAAGTCATCCCATGAACTTTGAACAAAGCATTAGATTCGTAGCGCGATAAGTACCCGATTATCGTATTAATCCAGGGTAAAGAGACAATTACCAATGCTAAAATTGTTGCACGAACCATAAACTTCAAAACCCACGAATGGTCTAATCTTATAATAACCAATTTTGTTTCACCATGGTAGCCCAAACCATCTATGTATAAACCTCTCATTTTGTTATGTTGCTTGGTGTAAAAACTTGGCAACATATCATTCATGTTTTTGTACCTCATGCTTATACAAAGTGACAAGTAAAGAGAATTGAGCACGAATCACGAAAAATCTTGAAATTTTTTTGTTTAGAAAGCAGAAAAAAGGTTTCAGGTTGGAGAAAACACTCGGGAGAAGCTAAGGTTGAATAAAATTAAAGCTAAAGTAAAAAAGGAGAGATGGGTGAGCTACAATAATGGAGAGAATATGAATATTATTTTAGCGAGTGCAAAACCTGGCAGCTGTGTGATTTCCACCCACGAGGGCAACTCGAGTACTTTGCACTTTTGTCCACAATAACAACAAATCCTTTAACCTTTGAATTTCCATTTGTCAATATTAATACTCTCCTTCCTTCTGTAATTTCCAGATCGATGACTTCTATTTGGAATATTAACACTACTCCATGATCCAGTTTAGCGATACATTGGAAAAAACTTTGGTCATCgatcagaaaaaaaaagaaggaaggaGGAGGTTAAGAGCACAGACTATTGGATCTttatgtttattctattttttgattcttttttcttttttactttctaatgctattatttctttctttataAGGATATAGAAACTAGTATAACATAAAGAGGGTCTGGATTCAAATTGATGATGATTGGCTATGCGAACATTTCTCTCTAAAGGAATGGTGAAATTTTTTCAATTTTGATGGGTGACTTTCACCCTTCAATCTTgaccagaatcaacaaattttTAAGAGGTTTGGATTAGTACTTCATTCACCAACTCTTTACCTGCAAGATCTGTTATCATACATGAGAGACAATAAAATATCACGACATAAGCATTTTATTGAAGACATAATTAGGTCAATAAACGTTTGTTCTTTTTAGGCCCCATTcataaaaacttttttttttttttctaaatgtGTTTGTTCATGATATTTTGTaagttttttaattttatttttgaaaatgaatttttcgAAAATCCACTTTTTCAAAACTACAACAtgtccaaatataatttcaaatttcaaatattatttttcaacttaactccagattccatattttttcaaaaaatacaatttttatgtccaaacgcctacttaatAGTTTAAGCTTTTGATAAGTAATAACCAAATATAAAATGTTtgccttctatttctcttgagaattttaataaattgatttaagaCATGGGATTTTCataatatttgaacaaataagatagaaaaataaaataaattacgaAGTGAAACATTTATAGTGTTTCAAACTTTTCGATACTCACATTAATTAGATGTAGAGCTGTCAATATGGGTTGATCTAGCCCAACTTAGCTCAGTCTATGCAGGTTTtggcatttatggacttgattAGGCCCATTATTTTGATGGACCTTAAAATGGTCGGCCCAACCTAGCTCCATGTGGGTTACGGGCCTCATGAGTCCGgaaaactatttttattttttttaattttaagttttaacctaaaatattttattatttttataagtcAAAAAAGCATACTTGTTGGATAGAAGGTTTCTGCAAAAATTCATAACTTTTGACATTGATCCAATAGattataaaacacaaaaaaagaggacaatattttattaattaaaagtcAATACTCAAATAGACTACTCAAAAATATTATCAAGGTGCTCATGGCATATCCAACACAAACAAATCATTTTCACCAAGCACTTTTAAATCCTCTTGTGAAACAAAGATGTATTAACATCTTTATTTTCATCTAAATCtgtaattatatataattttaagtagttaaatattaaaaaataactaaaaattcaagaacaaaaaatatttgtattcacataaaaaatattactAGTTTGATATTGGACTATTCTTcttgttatttttaattttctatatttgtttatatttctaATTAAATACATTATTAAGCCCATGGACCGACCCAAACCAGTCTTGGTCAAGCCTTATGGGTCACGGGCTTACTTGGGCCGGACTTAAAAGCCTCGTTTTTTAAATGAGCTCTAAACATCTAAGTTCAACCATATTACATCACAGGCTGGATTGGGCCAACCCAGCAGGGCAAGCTCATATTGACGACTCTAATTAGATGTATATATGGCAAAGAGTGTTGGGGCTCCTCCTAACTGTATTTTCAAATTTTAGAAAACATTACCCATTTTCTCAACTAGGTTTGTTCAGTGTGTTGGAAGTAATTAATATATGTGCCAAATTCAGAATCTAGACTCAGAATTTCACAATAAATGTCCCGACCCCATTTTTTCCTCTGTAagacgtgatggcacctagtttcgactaggtaagcctaatatttgacAACAATTAAACAAgtgtaaataagaaaaataatcaacctagtttgatgaactcatataactactaaaaagcaaaatttcaACCATACAATTCCCAAGAACTATGGAACAGAGTTATAAGCACTACGAAATAACTAAAACATCTGATACATCACAGTTGGTGAAAAAATACAACAGTAAATGAGAATAAGGGAAGGGAACTCTGAGACTTGCGGAGGCCGTgcaggcataccttgaagtctccggtaAAAGCCgtgcagacgtacctggatctgcactaaaagatgtacagaagcatagtatgagtataccataacggtacccaacaagtatcaagtctaacctcagtagagtagtgacaaggccaGGTCAGGACACCTTTTAGAATATGAAATAGATAGTATAAATAAAACATAGATATAAAATGTAAAGTAAGAAAATAACTAATATAGAACAAGATAATAGCATGAAAAGAAACAGCTAAAGTGATACAAAGATCATGTACATACTACAATTACTAGAAGGATAACGAATGGAACAACAAAAAATATTCCTTCCACGACACTTTGCAACATGAAATAACAACAAGACTCACATTGAGGTACCGCCTCATGTATAATGAAATcaaactgaggtaccgcctcgtataatcaagaacaacaaccgaggtatcgcctcgtattcacatttctcaaatTCAATCATAATCCTTCTTTATGCCGtcgtgtgagccttacatttgaaaataggtttgaaaataatttttccgaaatagctacatgcactttagcccaccttatgacgccgcGTGGCTTCACGTAATTCCACTACAAGCAACACACATATAAGTCTCACTTTgtaccgccgcatgcacatcaacaCAAGTCTTATACCGTCGCATGCACATCAAAATCATATCACAATAATAATattgcaccacaagtgcccacatATCATAACTTATCAACAAtaatattatcaatattttcacaaaaaTAGCCTATGGCTCCAATACAACGTACACgagaatattaataataataatggatGAAAATGCTCCAAAAGgatagatgtttcaacaataaccaacatcgCCTCAACATGTTAACAACTTCCACAACCTCAACATCAAATACTCGACAATGGAGAAAACAACGTGTAACCACAATATCAGATAAGACTAACTCACAATAAAGGAAACAATCTTTAACAATGAGTATTAATTAACGAAAGTCAACAAATAAAGGGCAACATGAACAGTTAATTCAACagtgataattaacaatgaatgGATAACATGTATCAATAAAGGGGTATCAAGTTCAACAAAAGCATGAGAGAAATTTAGCAAATAAGATGTAGAACAATTACTAAACagttcaactaaagcatttaAGTATAGTCTAACACAATTAAGATGATTTAACTATGAGAATCTAGAACATAATATGACATtttaattaaagcatggaaatagtctaagtagcctaaaccggtcaactATTATGTACAACCTGTATACTCAttcatcaccttgcgtacatggatttcacttagcacaattaAATCAACAATACAAATCCTTAGGGGTAGTTTCCGCATACGAAGTTAGGCAAAATATTTACCTCAAATAGGCCAATTAACAACTCAGAAATAGCTTTTTCCTTAAAGTTCACCTCCACACAGCTCAGATccaaccaaaatcgactcaataacatcaaacaatgctagaaaaatcaatttcaatagataaagttaagatttttatactttttccaaaaagtcaactatATATGGTGAAATCGGGGGTACCAATTTTTCATTGATAAGGTACTTCAGGAGCTCGCCTCGGAGGCTCGAGACCATGGGTCGGGTACCTCCCTCAAGATCTATCGACACCCGGCCTGGGGATAATGTTGGCCGAAACCCCGACAAGCACGGGAGGCTTTCGAAGAATGCATCCGGGGCCGGTTAAGTCTACCAGGCTAGTCTAACGCTGGTCTACGCCTACATCATGAAGCTAGTTAGTTGTCCCGtcccgcttttatcatttaatgtatcttgtactatgtttggattccccctcttatataagGGGGATCATTGGCACTTTGTAGGCgggttgctccaactattctacacaagatcaataacaactctctctcttttctctctaacttactcgctcgagactaccactttcatttattgctctcgtacttgttcttcatttattgcttgatactggctataaagagcctcctttaattatattctaactgttaGTCCCTTCCtggttacccccgatagctcgagcccgagcccaggcatcgacctcgaggcctttcaTCGGTTAGCCCGAGGCCCGGACCGCTAACTCGTTGGTTTGATTGTAATGCttttttagctcgcatttcatcttttatcttcacatatctagcatcaaatgctctaacaactagcataaaaatatatcacgtatttttagagtcccatcaacaaattta contains:
- the LOC107758910 gene encoding uncharacterized protein LOC107758910, coding for MNDMLPSFYTKQHNKMRGLYIDGLGYHGETKLVIIRLDHSWVLKFMVRATILALVIVSLPWINTIIGYLSRYESNALFKVHGMTFDPMNLEFLPIIFRDLANEGLLRMGDRSLLVTCGNEEVIYNSQIVKHYNPDLISFSNSTRQDVVPNKTFDFVFSYGFPQSSNFIERALKVGGIVVVPLSNNPMAEFPRPSNYKIVYVRKFDSTIVAMRKTKNASIGSSSKRRLCSTLTTNAREVSGPNPEKEKIFGKKYFTSLSRTSLHEFKLIRPVDLEHQRPKAKKTNAKEAALKKLEDVLLEPPRAASGKSSRYLKKLVIYQI